A single region of the Camelus dromedarius isolate mCamDro1 chromosome 21, mCamDro1.pat, whole genome shotgun sequence genome encodes:
- the LOC116148606 gene encoding LOW QUALITY PROTEIN: small nuclear ribonucleoprotein G-like (The sequence of the model RefSeq protein was modified relative to this genomic sequence to represent the inferred CDS: inserted 1 base in 1 codon; substituted 1 base at 1 genomic stop codon): protein MDKAHPPELKKFIDKKLSLKLNGSRYVQGILQEFDPFVNLVIDECVEMATSGQHNNTGMXVTXGNGIITLEALEQL from the exons ATGGA CAAAGCTCACCCTCCTGAGTTGAAGAAATTTATAGACAAGAAGTTATCACTGAAATTAAATGGGAGCAGATATGTCCAAGGAATATTGCAGGAATTTGATCCTTTCGTGAATCTTGTGATAGATGAATGTGTGGAGATGGCAACGAGTGGGCAACATAACAACACCGGAA TGGTAACATAAGGAAATGGTATCATCACGTTAGAAGCCTTGGAACAACTATGA